In the Pseudomonas sp. DTU_2021_1001937_2_SI_NGA_ILE_001 genome, one interval contains:
- a CDS encoding TonB-dependent siderophore receptor: protein MRRTLVSLCALQAALSPLAWADQAMADKPGIELQVIDINAAGDSEQATGPVQGYKATRSASATRTDTSIHETPQSISVVTREAVEDLGATRLQEALDYAGGVGRANNFGGQGLTSLTVRGFTTSEFYRNGFPINRGYPSMPDANTIERLEVLRGPAATLYGRGDPGGTFNVVSKQPSREASVTLGSQLNDQGMTRGTLDATGPLDEEGRLAYRLNVLGEGGETFRDHVETERYAVSPVLNWEVNDSTRITFEGDFMRNNAPLDRGLTRYPAQIGTASPDTFWGEKDVGKLHTDSNMAQLRFEHDLNADWTLGGGVQMLDGTMKGNGVEANGIAADGRTLGRNFNWRKLDWTDVDVQLNLTGHFNAGGFDHLLLAGVEYEDYDYKSIILRSSGAVSAYPIDIFNPVYGQPRPALTRTTTHDKENLKTWAAFLQDQVSLTERLKLLAGARIERFEHQYDAYITGVRSWEKSDSAVTPRLGLTYDLTDELALYASASRSFKPNSGASRLGGGFDPEEGKAYEVGAKWRTLDDQLSVEAAIYQIDKKNVLTTDPVDSTFSVAAGQVRSRGFDLNLVGNITSAWKVMGSYAYVDAQVTKDNTLRDGTRLLNIPRESASLLSIYEFQDGPLRGLGLGGGARYVAERAGQTANVPNFSMDSYTVYDALSYYKVNDKLRLNLDVKNLFDKEYEEGAFGNVYAYPGAPRTVQVGFTYKL from the coding sequence ATGCGTCGCACTCTGGTTTCTCTGTGTGCCCTGCAGGCGGCACTCAGCCCGCTGGCCTGGGCCGATCAGGCCATGGCTGACAAGCCGGGCATCGAACTGCAGGTCATCGACATCAACGCCGCTGGCGACAGCGAACAGGCCACCGGCCCGGTGCAGGGCTACAAGGCGACCCGTTCGGCCAGTGCCACGCGTACTGATACCTCGATTCATGAAACCCCGCAGTCGATCAGTGTGGTGACCCGCGAGGCCGTGGAAGACCTTGGCGCTACGCGCCTGCAGGAAGCCCTGGATTACGCCGGCGGTGTCGGTCGTGCCAACAACTTCGGGGGGCAGGGTCTGACCAGCCTGACCGTGCGCGGTTTCACCACCAGCGAGTTCTACCGCAACGGTTTCCCGATCAACCGTGGCTATCCGAGCATGCCCGACGCCAACACCATCGAGCGCCTGGAAGTGCTGCGCGGCCCGGCTGCCACCCTGTATGGCCGTGGCGACCCGGGCGGCACCTTCAACGTGGTGTCCAAGCAGCCGTCGCGCGAAGCTTCGGTGACCCTGGGCAGCCAGCTCAACGACCAGGGCATGACGCGTGGCACCCTGGACGCCACCGGCCCGCTGGACGAAGAAGGTCGCCTGGCCTACCGCCTGAACGTGCTGGGCGAGGGCGGCGAGACCTTCCGCGACCATGTCGAAACCGAGCGTTATGCGGTGAGCCCGGTGCTGAACTGGGAAGTCAACGACAGTACGCGGATCACCTTCGAAGGTGACTTCATGCGCAACAACGCGCCGCTGGACCGTGGCCTGACCCGCTACCCGGCGCAGATCGGCACGGCCTCGCCAGACACCTTCTGGGGCGAGAAGGACGTCGGCAAGCTGCACACCGACAGCAACATGGCGCAGCTGCGTTTCGAGCACGACCTGAATGCCGACTGGACCCTTGGTGGCGGCGTGCAGATGCTCGACGGCACCATGAAGGGCAATGGTGTCGAAGCCAACGGCATCGCCGCCGATGGCCGCACCCTGGGTCGCAACTTCAACTGGCGCAAGCTGGACTGGACCGATGTCGATGTGCAGCTCAATCTCACCGGCCACTTCAATGCGGGCGGCTTCGACCACCTGCTGCTGGCCGGTGTGGAATACGAAGACTACGACTACAAGTCGATCATCCTGCGTTCCAGCGGCGCGGTGAGCGCCTATCCGATCGACATTTTCAACCCGGTCTATGGCCAGCCACGTCCGGCACTGACCCGCACCACCACCCACGACAAGGAAAACCTCAAGACCTGGGCGGCGTTCCTGCAGGACCAGGTGAGCCTCACCGAGCGCTTGAAGCTGCTGGCTGGCGCGCGCATCGAGCGTTTCGAGCACCAGTACGATGCCTACATCACCGGCGTGCGATCCTGGGAAAAGAGCGACAGTGCCGTCACGCCGCGTCTGGGCCTGACCTACGACCTCACTGACGAACTGGCGCTGTATGCCAGCGCTTCGCGGTCGTTCAAGCCCAACAGCGGTGCCTCTCGCCTGGGTGGCGGTTTCGATCCGGAAGAGGGCAAGGCCTATGAGGTGGGGGCCAAGTGGCGGACCCTGGATGACCAACTGAGCGTGGAAGCGGCGATCTACCAGATCGACAAGAAGAACGTGCTGACCACCGACCCGGTCGACTCGACCTTCAGCGTGGCCGCCGGCCAAGTGCGCAGCCGCGGCTTCGACCTGAACCTGGTGGGTAACATCACCTCAGCGTGGAAGGTAATGGGCAGCTACGCCTATGTCGATGCACAGGTGACCAAGGACAACACCCTGCGCGACGGCACGCGCTTGCTCAATATCCCGCGTGAAAGCGCCAGCCTGCTGAGCATCTACGAGTTCCAGGACGGCCCGCTGCGCGGCCTGGGCCTGGGCGGCGGTGCCCGCTACGTGGCCGAACGCGCCGGACAGACCGCCAACGTGCCGAACTTCAGCATGGACAGCTACACCGTGTATGACGCGCTGTCGTACTACAAGGTCAACGACAAGCTGCGCCTGAACCTGGACGTGAAGAACCTGTTCGACAAGGAATATGAAGAGGGGGCGTTCGGTAACGTCTACGCCTACCCAGGCGCCCCGCGTACCGTGCAGGTGGGCTTCACTTACAAGCTCTGA
- a CDS encoding gamma-glutamyltransferase family protein, whose protein sequence is MLNTTQAARGIAVAPHSLAAQSALAILRSGGNAIEAMVAAAATIAVVYPHMNGLGGDGFWLIVPKHGAPLAIDASGPAGSLASLARYQGQARIPTRGAAAALTVAGTVGGWQEALAISAERGGRLPLATLLADAIHYARAGAPVTPSQQAATQAKLGELQAVLGFADTYLVDGQVPAAGSLFRQPRLAATLQRLSEHGLDDFYRGELAASIAADLAQLGAPVTADDLAAYRAQRVRPLELAHAAGSVYNLPAPTQGLVSQLILGIAERAGLAQQPVDEAQYVHTLVEATKLAFKVRDAHITDPADMRVDPLTFLAPHYLEQQAALIDPQQAMPWGAGKGPGDTVWMGVIDQDGLAVSFIQSIYHEFGSGVVLPGSGLVWQNRGASFSLDPGHLLALRPGKKPFHTLNPAAARLKDGRTMVYGTMGGDGQPQTQAAVFSRYAVFGQPLQQAVSAPRWLLGRTWGDSSDSLKVEGRFEPAVLAALQALGHEVEVLAPFSETMGHAAAAVRWPDGSFEGAFDPRGNGAAAGY, encoded by the coding sequence ATGCTCAATACCACCCAGGCCGCCCGCGGAATCGCAGTGGCGCCTCACAGCCTGGCCGCACAGTCGGCGCTGGCCATTCTGCGCAGCGGCGGTAATGCCATCGAGGCGATGGTCGCGGCGGCGGCGACCATCGCCGTGGTCTACCCGCACATGAATGGCCTGGGCGGCGACGGCTTCTGGCTGATCGTGCCCAAGCACGGCGCGCCGCTGGCCATCGACGCCAGCGGCCCTGCCGGCAGCCTGGCCAGCCTGGCGCGTTACCAGGGTCAGGCGCGCATTCCGACCCGCGGCGCGGCAGCGGCGCTGACCGTGGCCGGCACCGTCGGCGGCTGGCAGGAGGCGCTGGCGATCAGTGCCGAGCGCGGCGGCCGCCTGCCGCTGGCTACGCTGCTGGCCGACGCCATTCACTACGCCCGCGCCGGCGCACCGGTCACGCCGTCGCAACAGGCTGCCACCCAGGCCAAGCTCGGCGAGCTGCAAGCAGTGCTGGGGTTTGCCGACACCTACCTGGTCGATGGTCAGGTCCCGGCAGCCGGCAGCCTTTTCCGCCAGCCGCGTCTGGCGGCCACCTTGCAGCGTTTGAGCGAGCATGGCCTGGACGATTTCTATCGTGGTGAACTGGCCGCCAGCATCGCGGCCGACCTGGCGCAGCTCGGTGCGCCGGTCACCGCCGATGACCTGGCCGCCTACCGCGCACAGCGCGTACGTCCGCTGGAGCTGGCGCACGCTGCCGGCAGTGTCTACAACCTGCCGGCACCGACCCAGGGCCTGGTTTCGCAACTGATCCTCGGCATTGCCGAGCGTGCCGGCCTGGCACAGCAGCCGGTGGATGAGGCGCAGTACGTGCACACCTTGGTGGAAGCGACCAAGCTGGCCTTCAAGGTTCGCGATGCGCATATCACCGACCCGGCCGACATGCGCGTCGACCCGCTGACCTTCCTGGCGCCGCACTACTTGGAGCAGCAGGCGGCGCTTATCGATCCGCAACAGGCCATGCCCTGGGGTGCCGGCAAGGGGCCGGGCGACACGGTGTGGATGGGCGTCATCGATCAGGACGGCCTGGCGGTGTCATTCATCCAGAGCATTTACCACGAGTTCGGCAGCGGTGTGGTGCTGCCAGGCAGTGGCCTGGTGTGGCAGAACCGCGGCGCCTCGTTCAGCCTCGACCCCGGCCACCTGTTGGCCCTGCGTCCCGGCAAGAAGCCCTTCCACACCCTCAACCCGGCGGCTGCGCGTCTCAAGGACGGGCGCACCATGGTCTACGGCACCATGGGGGGTGACGGCCAGCCGCAGACCCAGGCTGCCGTGTTCAGCCGCTATGCCGTGTTCGGCCAGCCCTTGCAGCAGGCGGTCAGCGCGCCGCGCTGGCTTCTTGGACGCACCTGGGGCGACAGCAGCGATTCATTGAAGGTGGAGGGGCGCTTCGAGCCGGCGGTGCTCGCCGCGCTGCAAGCGCTTGGCCACGAGGTGGAAGTGCTGGCACCGTTCAGCGAAACCATGGGCCACGCCGCCGCGGCGGTACGCTGGCCCGATGGCAGCTTCGAAGGCGCCTTCGACCCGCGCGGCAATGGCGCCGCAGCCGGGTACTGA
- a CDS encoding MFS transporter, with product MTSRHTPAALTPGLVLLFAFCCGAIVANIYYAQPIIELIAPDLGLSSTLASLIVSLTQIGYALGLFFLVPLGDLLENRRLMIATALLAVLSLAGAALVEQPNLFLVLSLLVGFSSVSVQILIPLAAHLAPEATRGRVVGSIMSGLLLGILLARPLASLIADHFGWRAVFACAAGVMLAICVMLATTIPSRQPEHRASYPALLASLWQLLRQQPVLRQRAFYQACMFATFSLFWTAVPLELARHHGLSQSQIALFALVGAIGALAAPVAGRLADAGHTRQASLTVLALAALCFLPALSPIGAGVVGLAVTGVLLDFCVQVNMVLGQRAVYALDAASRSRLNALYMTSIFIGGAIGSAVASLLFEHGGWTAILVAGTALPGLALLAFLRDTAKARQLA from the coding sequence ATGACTTCACGCCACACACCTGCAGCCCTGACTCCCGGCCTGGTACTGCTGTTCGCTTTCTGCTGCGGCGCCATCGTCGCCAATATCTATTACGCCCAACCGATCATCGAACTGATCGCGCCGGACCTCGGCCTATCCAGCACCCTGGCCAGCCTGATCGTGTCGCTGACCCAGATCGGCTACGCGCTGGGCCTGTTCTTCCTGGTGCCACTGGGCGACCTGCTGGAAAACCGTCGGCTGATGATCGCCACCGCGCTGCTGGCAGTGCTGAGCCTGGCCGGCGCGGCACTGGTCGAGCAGCCCAACCTGTTCCTGGTGCTGTCGCTGCTGGTGGGTTTCAGTTCGGTATCGGTGCAGATCCTCATTCCGCTGGCCGCACACCTGGCGCCGGAAGCCACGCGCGGGCGAGTGGTGGGCAGCATCATGAGCGGCCTGTTGCTGGGCATCCTGTTGGCCAGGCCGCTGGCCAGTCTGATCGCCGACCACTTCGGCTGGCGTGCGGTATTCGCCTGTGCCGCCGGGGTGATGCTCGCCATCTGCGTGATGCTGGCCACCACCATCCCCAGTCGCCAGCCCGAGCACCGCGCCTCCTACCCGGCGTTGCTGGCTTCGCTGTGGCAGTTGCTGCGCCAGCAACCGGTGTTGCGCCAGCGCGCCTTCTACCAGGCGTGCATGTTCGCCACTTTCAGCCTGTTCTGGACCGCCGTACCGCTGGAGCTGGCGCGCCACCATGGCCTGTCGCAAAGCCAGATCGCGCTGTTCGCCCTGGTCGGCGCCATTGGTGCGCTGGCCGCGCCGGTGGCCGGGCGCCTGGCCGATGCCGGCCACACCCGCCAGGCCAGCCTGACAGTGCTGGCCTTGGCGGCGCTGTGCTTTTTGCCGGCGCTGAGCCCCATCGGCGCCGGTGTGGTCGGCCTGGCCGTCACCGGCGTGCTGCTGGACTTCTGCGTGCAGGTCAACATGGTGCTCGGCCAGCGTGCCGTCTACGCCCTGGACGCCGCCAGCCGCAGCCGCCTCAATGCGCTGTACATGACCAGCATCTTCATCGGCGGCGCCATCGGCTCGGCCGTGGCCAGCCTGCTGTTCGAACACGGCGGCTGGACCGCTATCCTGGTCGCTGGCACCGCCCTGCCCGGCCTCGCCCTGCTGGCCTTCCTGCGCGACACCGCCAAGGCTCGCCAGTTGGCCTGA
- a CDS encoding formate/nitrite transporter family protein: protein MQEQADGKTPGLSAEEEREIDEKLPPRAVVLHETIRVQGDHELERSVAALWWSALAAGLTMGLSLMAMGLFRSRLGDSDASHVIASLGYSAGFLAVILARQQLFTENTLTAVLPVMSKLTLGNFGRLLRLWGVVLFGNLCGTLLVAWVMLRLPIFDAQTDMAFLDIGRKVMENEAGQMLAKGIVSGWMIATMVWMIASMESAKIAIIVVITYLMALGDFTHIVVGSVEVSYLVFAGEASWSDFWLHFAAPTLAGNIIGGSFIFALLSHAQIRGEKDMTAKRERDKHKLLEELRRSRQD from the coding sequence ATGCAAGAGCAAGCAGACGGCAAGACCCCCGGCCTGTCAGCCGAAGAAGAGCGCGAGATCGATGAAAAGCTGCCGCCGCGCGCGGTGGTGCTGCACGAGACCATCCGTGTGCAGGGCGACCATGAGTTGGAGCGCAGCGTCGCCGCCTTGTGGTGGTCGGCCCTGGCGGCCGGTTTGACCATGGGCCTGTCGCTGATGGCCATGGGGCTGTTCCGTTCACGGCTGGGCGACAGCGACGCCAGCCACGTGATCGCCAGCCTGGGCTACTCGGCAGGTTTTCTGGCGGTGATCCTGGCGCGCCAGCAATTGTTCACCGAGAACACCCTCACCGCAGTGCTGCCGGTGATGAGCAAACTCACCCTGGGCAACTTCGGGCGCCTGTTGCGGCTCTGGGGCGTGGTGCTGTTCGGCAACCTGTGCGGCACCCTGCTGGTGGCCTGGGTGATGCTGCGCCTGCCGATCTTCGACGCGCAGACCGACATGGCTTTCCTCGACATCGGCCGCAAGGTGATGGAGAACGAAGCGGGGCAGATGCTCGCCAAGGGCATCGTCTCCGGCTGGATGATCGCTACCATGGTGTGGATGATCGCCTCGATGGAAAGCGCCAAGATCGCGATCATCGTGGTCATCACCTACCTGATGGCGCTGGGCGACTTCACCCATATCGTGGTCGGTTCGGTGGAGGTCTCCTACCTGGTCTTTGCCGGCGAGGCGAGCTGGTCGGACTTCTGGCTGCACTTCGCCGCGCCGACCCTGGCTGGCAACATCATCGGCGGCAGCTTCATCTTCGCTCTGCTCAGCCACGCGCAGATCCGCGGCGAGAAAGACATGACCGCCAAACGCGAACGCGACAAACACAAGCTGCTCGAAGAACTGCGCCGCAGCCGCCAAGACTGA
- a CDS encoding D-2-hydroxyacid dehydrogenase family protein: MTLLKIAVLDDWQNVASGVVDWSVLDPIGQVTFLHDYPADTETLAARLQGFQVICVMRERTAFDRALLERLPDLRLLVTGGMRNAALDVAAARALGVEVCGTDSYKNAAPELTWALIMGLTRNLVPEANSLRGGGWQVGVGGDLYGKTLALLGLGSIGKWVARYGQAFGMRVIAWSPNLTAEAAAEVGVERVDKQALFEQADVLSVHLVLGERSRGLVDAQALGWMKPTAQLVNTSRGPIIDEAALVQALRERRIAGAALDVFDQEPLPAEHPLRTLDNVLATPHIGYVTRNNYRTFYGQMIEDIQAWHAGQPIRVFA; the protein is encoded by the coding sequence ATGACCCTGCTCAAGATTGCGGTGCTGGACGATTGGCAGAACGTGGCCAGCGGTGTGGTGGACTGGTCGGTGCTCGACCCCATCGGCCAGGTGACCTTTCTGCATGATTACCCCGCCGACACCGAAACCCTTGCCGCCCGCCTGCAAGGCTTCCAGGTGATCTGCGTGATGCGCGAGCGCACGGCATTCGACCGTGCCCTGCTGGAACGCCTGCCCGACCTCCGGCTGCTGGTCACCGGCGGCATGCGCAACGCCGCCTTGGATGTGGCCGCTGCGCGGGCGCTGGGCGTCGAGGTGTGCGGCACCGACAGCTACAAGAATGCCGCGCCGGAGCTGACCTGGGCGCTGATCATGGGCCTGACCCGCAACCTGGTGCCAGAGGCCAACTCGCTGCGTGGCGGGGGCTGGCAGGTGGGCGTCGGCGGCGATCTGTACGGCAAGACCCTGGCGCTGCTGGGGCTGGGCAGCATCGGCAAGTGGGTGGCGCGCTATGGACAGGCGTTCGGCATGCGGGTGATCGCCTGGAGCCCTAACCTTACGGCTGAGGCGGCTGCCGAAGTGGGGGTCGAGCGGGTCGACAAGCAGGCACTGTTCGAACAGGCCGACGTGCTGTCGGTGCATCTGGTGCTGGGCGAACGCAGCCGCGGGCTGGTGGATGCCCAGGCGCTGGGCTGGATGAAACCCACCGCGCAGCTGGTCAACACCTCGCGCGGGCCGATCATCGATGAAGCGGCCCTGGTGCAGGCCCTGCGCGAGCGGCGCATCGCCGGTGCAGCACTGGATGTGTTCGACCAGGAGCCACTGCCGGCCGAGCACCCGCTGCGCACGCTGGACAACGTGCTGGCCACGCCACACATCGGCTACGTGACACGCAACAATTACCGGACCTTCTACGGGCAGATGATCGAGGACATCCAGGCCTGGCACGCCGGCCAGCCGATCCGCGTCTTTGCCTGA
- a CDS encoding response regulator transcription factor, producing the protein MTRILAIEDDAVTAREIVAELSSHGLDVDWVDNGRDGLDKAVSGDYDLITLDRMLPQVDGLTIVTRLRAQGISTPILMISALSDVDERVRGLRAGGDDYLSKPFASDEMAARVEVLLRRNSPAEQKSQLVVADLELDLMSREARRGDRVLTLLPTEYKLLEFLMRNHGQVITRMMIFQEVWGYHFDPGTNLIDVHIGRLRKKIDPPGTAPLIRTVRGTGYVISEPA; encoded by the coding sequence ATGACCCGAATCCTGGCAATCGAAGACGACGCCGTCACCGCAAGGGAAATCGTCGCGGAACTCAGCAGCCACGGGCTGGACGTGGACTGGGTGGACAACGGCCGTGATGGCCTGGACAAGGCCGTCAGCGGTGACTACGACCTGATCACCCTCGACCGCATGCTGCCGCAGGTCGACGGCCTGACCATCGTCACGCGCCTGCGCGCCCAGGGCATCAGCACACCGATCCTGATGATCAGTGCGCTGTCCGACGTCGACGAGCGTGTGCGCGGCCTGCGCGCCGGTGGCGACGATTACCTGTCCAAGCCATTCGCCTCCGACGAGATGGCGGCCCGGGTCGAGGTACTGCTGCGCCGCAACAGCCCGGCCGAGCAGAAGAGCCAGCTGGTGGTCGCCGACCTGGAGCTGGACCTTATGAGCCGCGAAGCGCGCCGCGGCGACCGCGTGCTGACCCTGCTGCCCACCGAGTACAAGCTGCTGGAATTCCTCATGCGCAACCATGGCCAGGTCATCACCCGGATGATGATCTTCCAGGAAGTCTGGGGCTATCACTTCGACCCCGGCACCAACCTGATCGACGTGCACATCGGCCGGCTGCGCAAGAAGATCGACCCACCGGGCACCGCGCCGCTGATCCGTACGGTAAGGGGCACGGGGTATGTCATTAGCGAACCTGCCTAA
- a CDS encoding DUF1345 domain-containing protein codes for MPHVVHTHPRLTASATVGLLAGLLTVVVAPQLSPIQQGLVGWNVAVWLFLALILARTARSSAADVRRVAVMEDENAGVVLLTVCLGALASVAAIVVELANHSDAHPANPALRYGFTALTIAGSWLLTGVIFSLHYARLFYSCGGEQPALNFPDGERHPDYWDFLYFSFTLNVAVQTSDVGVMTRAMRRVVLAHCLLGFVFNTAILGLTINLAAGLFG; via the coding sequence ATGCCGCATGTCGTTCATACCCACCCGCGCCTCACCGCCTCAGCCACCGTCGGCCTGCTGGCGGGCCTTCTTACCGTGGTCGTCGCCCCACAGCTGAGCCCCATCCAGCAGGGCCTGGTGGGCTGGAACGTGGCGGTGTGGCTGTTTCTCGCCTTGATACTCGCGCGCACCGCGCGCAGCAGCGCCGCCGATGTCAGGAGGGTGGCGGTCATGGAGGACGAGAACGCCGGGGTGGTATTACTTACGGTCTGCCTGGGGGCGCTGGCCAGCGTCGCGGCGATCGTAGTCGAGCTGGCCAATCACAGCGACGCCCACCCGGCCAACCCCGCCCTGCGCTACGGTTTTACTGCCCTGACCATCGCCGGCTCCTGGCTGCTCACCGGCGTGATCTTCAGCCTGCACTACGCGCGGCTGTTCTACAGCTGTGGTGGCGAGCAGCCGGCGCTGAATTTTCCCGATGGTGAACGTCACCCGGACTACTGGGACTTCCTGTACTTCTCCTTCACCCTGAACGTGGCAGTGCAGACCTCCGACGTCGGGGTCATGACCCGCGCCATGCGCCGTGTGGTGCTTGCCCACTGCCTGCTGGGCTTCGTGTTCAACACGGCAATCCTCGGCCTGACCATCAATCTTGCCGCTGGGCTGTTTGGTTGA
- the pncA gene encoding bifunctional nicotinamidase/pyrazinamidase → MPRLHAPSDRRSALLVIDMQYDFMPGGALAVADGDALVPLINQLGQRFARVIVTQDWHPAGHVSFAASHPGRVPFESISLPYGAQTLWPTHCVQDSQGARLHHDLHLPHAQLVLRKGCNAQIDSYSAFLEADRQTPTGLAGYLREHGIESLYVVGLALDFCVAWSAQDAARAGFATAVIEDACRAIDLNGSLQAAWQAMRELGVERLHSDALPA, encoded by the coding sequence ATGCCCCGCCTTCACGCCCCCAGCGACCGGCGCAGCGCCCTGCTGGTGATCGACATGCAATATGACTTCATGCCCGGCGGCGCCCTGGCCGTGGCCGACGGCGATGCTTTGGTGCCGCTGATCAACCAGCTCGGCCAGCGCTTCGCCCGGGTGATCGTCACTCAGGACTGGCACCCGGCCGGGCATGTGTCCTTCGCCGCCAGCCACCCCGGCCGCGTGCCGTTCGAGTCGATCAGCCTGCCCTACGGCGCGCAGACCCTCTGGCCGACCCACTGCGTGCAGGACAGCCAGGGCGCACGGTTGCACCACGACCTGCACCTGCCACATGCCCAACTGGTGCTGCGCAAGGGCTGCAACGCGCAGATCGACAGCTATTCGGCATTTCTCGAAGCAGACCGCCAGACGCCGACCGGCCTGGCCGGCTACCTGCGTGAACACGGTATCGAAAGCCTCTATGTGGTGGGCCTGGCGCTGGACTTCTGCGTAGCCTGGTCGGCGCAGGACGCGGCGCGTGCCGGCTTCGCCACGGCGGTGATCGAAGATGCCTGCCGCGCCATCGACCTAAACGGCTCGCTGCAGGCGGCCTGGCAGGCCATGCGCGAGCTGGGTGTCGAGCGCCTGCACAGCGACGCATTGCCGGCCTGA
- a CDS encoding sensor histidine kinase → MSLANLPKGWRSSSSRLLALYSTLFVAWSSILLGVLYWEVKGYLDQMARHSLMQRQQLFARFEGQDLVEALVASMAFDKPAVDAFGLFDARLRPLFGPIRQVPANLPLDGQIHELGSCIVSTDPNLPRSSCAAVATRTRAGNWLIIVRDNGSLFAVSTLILHALLWGLSLTIIPGVAGWYLLRRRPLRRIHALQASAEAIVSGDMSKRLPVSTRRDELDMLALIVNDMLGQIERLMNEVKGVCDNIAHDLRTPLTRLRARLYRIQQEAPDSPHGPEIAQVIAEADGLMARFRGLLRISELQDQRRRSAFVELQLAPLLQELHDFYLPLAEEGEISLHLTLDEPLPAVTGDRALLFEALANLLDNAIKFTPAGGNVVLHAGTWEGHARIQVRDSGPGIPAAEREAVFQRFHRSEHDNPQGFGLGLSLVAAIVELHGFRLSIDAAAEGGASLVLDCPTKTALA, encoded by the coding sequence ATGTCATTAGCGAACCTGCCTAAGGGCTGGCGCTCATCCAGCAGCCGTCTGCTGGCGCTCTACAGTACGCTGTTCGTGGCCTGGAGCAGCATCCTGCTGGGGGTGCTGTACTGGGAGGTCAAGGGCTACCTCGACCAGATGGCCCGCCACTCGCTGATGCAGCGTCAGCAATTGTTCGCCCGCTTCGAAGGCCAGGACCTGGTCGAAGCGCTGGTGGCCAGCATGGCCTTCGACAAACCGGCGGTGGATGCCTTCGGCCTGTTCGACGCGCGCCTGCGCCCCCTGTTCGGGCCGATTCGCCAGGTGCCGGCCAACCTGCCGCTGGACGGACAGATCCACGAACTGGGCAGTTGCATCGTTTCCACCGACCCGAACCTGCCGCGCAGCAGCTGCGCCGCCGTGGCCACCCGCACCCGCGCCGGCAACTGGCTGATCATCGTGCGGGACAACGGTTCGCTGTTCGCCGTCTCGACCCTGATTCTGCATGCCCTGCTCTGGGGCCTGTCGCTGACCATCATTCCCGGCGTGGCCGGCTGGTACCTCTTGCGCCGTCGCCCGTTGCGACGCATCCATGCCCTGCAGGCCAGCGCCGAGGCCATCGTCAGCGGCGACATGAGCAAGCGTCTGCCGGTCTCCACGCGTCGCGATGAACTGGACATGCTGGCGCTGATCGTCAACGACATGCTGGGCCAGATCGAACGCCTGATGAACGAAGTCAAAGGCGTGTGCGACAACATTGCCCATGACCTGCGCACGCCACTGACCAGACTGCGCGCCCGTCTGTATCGCATCCAGCAGGAGGCGCCGGACTCGCCGCACGGCCCGGAAATCGCCCAAGTGATTGCCGAGGCCGACGGTCTGATGGCGCGCTTTCGCGGCCTGCTGCGTATCTCCGAACTGCAGGACCAGCGACGCCGCTCGGCGTTCGTCGAACTGCAGCTGGCGCCGTTGCTGCAGGAGCTGCATGACTTCTACCTCCCGCTGGCCGAAGAGGGCGAGATCAGCCTGCACCTGACCCTGGACGAGCCGTTGCCCGCGGTGACCGGCGACCGTGCGTTGCTGTTCGAGGCACTGGCCAACCTGCTAGACAACGCCATCAAGTTCACCCCGGCGGGTGGCAACGTGGTGCTGCACGCCGGCACCTGGGAAGGCCACGCGCGCATCCAGGTGCGCGACTCAGGCCCCGGCATTCCGGCGGCCGAACGCGAAGCGGTGTTCCAGCGCTTTCACCGCAGCGAACACGACAACCCGCAAGGTTTCGGCCTGGGCCTGTCGCTGGTGGCGGCCATCGTCGAGCTGCACGGTTTCCGCCTGAGCATCGATGCCGCTGCCGAAGGCGGTGCCAGCCTGGTGCTGGACTGCCCGACGAAAACCGCCCTGGCCTGA